GGCCTTGGTGGACaaatgtgctccactgagtgtcattttagtttcttaaaaaaatatttaagacCAATTAAAGGTTGCCAGTCTGGAATTGCATTATTCTTCATTCCTGCAAATGCTGTACAGAATGCATGCAGCATTAGTCTGTCTGCAGTATTAGACCAAACCCTCCTCTGGCTCCAGTGTAGAAGCTTGTTGATATAAAACCTCAATGTTATCAGGAATCTGGTGTCAGACAGTCACAGATCATAAAGGAAATAGGTGTATAGAGCCCAGTGGTGGTatgagaaacaggaagttcatCTCACAGTGTTCAGTATGAGCAGCCAGTGGACAAATGGTTAAAGCAGGAATTTGTAGCACACTGAAGACATAACTGACATGAAGAGACaccaatttaaaaatgttttcgagcaaagagaaaggaaacaatCCCTGTCATGGTGAATTATGATGTAGTGACACAGAAGCCATGTTGTGAAAATCTGATCGTCCTCATCACATGGATCTACTGGAGACTGAGTTCAGTAGACTGCAACTTAATGAAGAAACACTCTGGGCCTCACTTGGCCACAGTATGGgcttaaaatgttttgtctgtaaCCATGATGGAAGAAAGTTTTCAATAAATGACCccaagaataaaaataaatgaataaatcaaaaaaacaaagcaatggTTGCTTCatcaacataacattttatctCTGGTGATTTTGCAATGAATCATAAACATGCATGACACATTGAACACAGCTTTGGAACATGAGCGACATGAGTTCTTGGAGAGATTAGAGTAAGTATGATATAgtagcaaacacaaacattctctATAGAAGCATGAATTCATGCTGAGGTCTCATCCAAATATTAATGGAGGAATCTCTAGATTTTGTGCCcatttcacagtaaaaacacGACCCATTACCCTCAACTTCCAATCAGACATGAGAAAATAGAACACGACCCTTCAGTAATAGAAAAGGTCTGTATTAAACGTTCCCTTTTCACTCACCAAGACAGAAAGTGGCTCATTTGTCTTCAGCATCCTcaaacaacagcatcaaatcagTACAGTCTTAAAACACacttaaacatttaaaaggaaTTCCTTTACTATCAGACTTTTCTCTTGACCTCACACGTTACATtgtaacatgaataaatgtgtttctcactgaaacaaacaagtttAACAAACAAGTTTtaggaaacagtaaaaaaaaccaaatcacaacaaaaaaaaacttgtgaAACAAACTTGAGTATGAATGGAGTAACTGAAGCTTGGTCTGTGGGGGAATGTTCGATttggataaaaataataatttgcatCATTCCCAGTCAAATCCAGTTGCTTCTGTAAATACAGTTTCAAAGAAAAGTGATTCAGattctgaaaagagaaaaaggggagTGTGATGATAGTGTTGGTCTTGCAGAAAATCTAAAACTAGCAGTGAGATTGTGTTCCATGATATCAAGCCATATCATGTGAAAGTGTGAAAACTGTCCGCCAATAACTTCCCCTTTACAGCAGCGTTGACTGGGGCAGTACACACTTGTTATTTGGTCCtgaaaacattaacaaacacaagaagaaatgCTACACATGATagaaaaattataaagaaaCAAGGGAAACGACACgaagaggaagaaacagcaTGGAGGTAGAGAAGAAATTTGTGACATCATACCCAGCTACCTACAGTGGTCTCTTAACTTAATTTTTGCATTATTGCACTGCCACTGACACAGAGGAATGATAATCCTACAACAAGTCAAACTCACCCAAAGCAGTttgcacatttttcacattaatgTATACTGGGAAGAACAGGAGGTGATGACCTCACCAGCTTTCTACTTTTAAAGACAGGaaagggaggaggcaggacagaATCTTGTCGTTAAAACGGATCAGATGTTGTTAACTTCTCAGCTTTAGACAAGCTCTTCTTTAACTGCACTTGCTGCAGGGCAGGTGAGATCAAAGGCTTGTTAATTGGTTGGACCCTTCCACTTTAAGTACGTGACAACACCTAATAAACATGCAGCCAAGAAACCAAAGATTCAGCTTTTGGATATGTCTACTGCATAGTAGAGTCACATGTTTGAAAGCACAAAGAGTTTCTTAGAACAGAAGTGAAGTGAAGCCCTGCAGTCTTCTGCTctgtaaacacagcagataTGATGCATTTAATGTCTTGACACGTAATTCAAAAATGCCTCGAGCTACCTAGTGCGGCTCTATGAAAGTATCTGTATGACTTTATGCAAACCTCATCCCTATTTCTGTCATCCTGACTGAAGGCCTCAGAGAAATAGAATATGCTTATTAAAATCACTAGAGTCAGATGATGGTTTAGAATGATGGTGGGTGTGTGACAAAACAGGGCAGTGTCTGCTCATTctaaaaatcaaataaactgGATACCTGAGGGCTTTGCACTAGAAATACAtactatacagtatgtataAATCTGAATCAAAGTATACACACCCTTACCCCGTTAACAAAACTGTAATTTTTTTCTGTAGctccaacaaaacaaatcaacagtgagctaattaatttaaaacatggtGGTTTAACCTGATTAATAACAACTGTACCCCATCATTTAACTCCTAAGAGTGATATTCCGTTTCCCTAATGATCCACCTGGGCCATGAGCTGATAGTGTGATAGCATTAGCCTGGTACCTTTCACAATCAGCACCTGTGTTTGCCAAGACTATTTTGCATCATACCTAGACCAAGTTTCCAGAGTCACGTTGTTGCAAACAAATATCAGCATTATTCACACAGATAGACAAttagtgtctgtgtttagatCTGCAGCACAAGGCCAGCAGCTGAGACGTTGTCCCCTCCACCTGCAGTTTGGTAAACCTCAGTGCACACCAGCACGGGCGCCACGCAGATCTCATAATCCTCCTCATCCCAGCAGCTGACAGGCCTGGTCTCCTGCAGAGGGATACGCTGGCTGCCTTCTCGTCGGCTGACAGAGAACGAGTCATCCATGATGAGCCTTGCCTTGCCGGGGTCAATGTCATCCGAGCCACAGACATGGCGGTTAGCAGTGAGAGACGCCTTGGCCGTGGCTGACATGGTGTTCTTCCACTGAGAGCCATGGGTCACGATCATGGCCTGAAAGGCCAGCGTGTGGACGTGGAGCCGGGTCAGAGACTTACCGCTGGCTTCTGCACCGTTTGTGTCACTTTCTGCATCAGCATCATTTGCATCCTTGTGGCGCTGGTTCAGAATGCGATAGACCTCCCTCATCTGGTCGAGGACAGTAGCCACACGAGGGTTTGGGTCTGACAACACGGTGATGTTGGAGCCTTTCAGCAGGCTGAGCAGGTTGGGAAGCTCCTGCTCATTCATCCCCATTGAGTCTGCCTGCAGAAACAGCAACAGGATGAGGGATTAAACCAAGAATTTGCACAGTGTGATAAATATCCCTTGATATTCCTTTATTgtaataaaatagtaaaatagCACCAGCCGTATTCCTTTAATTAGTAATCAAGAGATCTGAATATGGGTGAATCTTATTATTAGGGATGTCACCATACCAAAAATGTAGTAGTCGATACTGATACCATGACATTTCCACGATTCCCAATTTGTAACCacgacaaaaaacaaaacaataaatcccatttacttcaatacACACTcctttataaaaaatatttgaacatacaAAAAACCACAGTGGCCATGAAGCCTTcaagttataaataaaaagaaaagactattAACACTATAAAACAGAACAGTGGCATGTAGGTCGATTTCAGGTGTAGCTCAATGACTGTGAGCTACACCCGTCATTGAGCAGgtgattctgctcctctgctcccctccAATCCCCCACACGCACTGTGgcgtttgttttgtttctaacAAATACTCATTAAGATGCAAATATAAGACGgatgtaaaatttaaataaaactaaccAAATACAGGATCACAAGTTTATTTAACAAATTTAACTAAGTaaacctgataaaaaaaaatcctgataGTGGTATTCACCTGTGTCTTTGTATAATCAATCTgagaaatatgtgaaaatgaatgtgatgaTTAATGTAATTGTTCAGTCATACATACATGGGGAATGACGTACTGAAGCAGGTCTTCCATTATACTCTCTTCAACAAAACTGGCCATCTCAAAATGGATGCCGATctgaggagacgaggaggacaGCAGGACGGCCAGGCGGGAGAGGAGAGCTTCACGCTCACCTGgaatgatgaaagaaaaaagacagaagataagatttgaaagagaaaggagaggatgTGAGATATCAGAGGCAAGGatgtcaaagaaaatgaaaagtagacaaataaaaggaaaagaaaaaagggtgATGTGAGGAAAGATGAGGAATCAGCAAAGGCCAACTCTCCTCTGCAGATGATTCGATAGGGAGCTATGCTAATCTCAGTCAAACTCTCTTATTTGCATACAATTCccaaatacatacatatttacatgtgtgtttaaatatacAATACATACACAACCTTTATATAAACTCAGAATAGACGAGTACCCATAAGGAGAACCCATCACTCATTGCTGTGCCATGGTTTGACTTGGATTCACTTTCATCCCCACATCTTCCCAGCAAACACGTGCAAGAAAAATTGAGATACTACGAGTGATCATATCTCATTTCCCTATACGAAACAAAGCACCAGACTctaatattacattttccaaaTTTGCTTCAAATTAAGGTTGTCAACAATCTCCTCTGACCTGACTGGAAGGGGAAGTTATCCATCATTTGCAGCCCGCCCACCACCACCAGATCTGGTTGGAAGTCTTCAAGTTTCTCAGCAAACTCCTCCATGGAGGCCAGGTAGGGATTGTGGTCATCACTGTGGACGATATATCTacagagcacaaacacatgcacggTCAAACACGAATGaatacatacagtaaatacacagcTCATAGTGCAACAtggtgaaaaatgtaaaatataacctAGGGCTGCATTATATTAGGAAAACATACGATATCCAATAACGTTAATTGTTGCGATGACGATTTGACTTGCAATAAATAACCAAATGCTTAAGAATACAGTGTTTAagtctttctgctttggtttcagGATAACAAAGACACCATACAGTGAGTAGCGAGTCAGAGACGTTAGCTTAGtcttagagagagagacagagaaaagaaaagagcagcagagtcacTGTGTGCCGTTACCTTTTCCTCAGGTTCTGGAACTATAATAAAGAAGCCACACAATTTTATATAGTAATCAACCACTTATAGACATTAATTTGTCCAGGGCACAAACGTTATCACTAGCTGTTTCCACTGTACTAGAATGTTCTCGGAAGGCGGTACGTAATTTGAAGTAGGCGACTCGCAATTCTCCATCCAAGAAAAACCTGTCAATAATCGGAATATCTTTAATGTATTATCCAGGGCAatagggctccatctgattggccaaatatattcacatgcagagcGAGAATGCCTGgcacatggaacaccatttatcgcagttcaaGCAGTCATTCGCAATACATATGTCGCGCAAGAAGAGATCGCGACAACAGTACATTTTTGATATATTGTGAAGCCCTAATATAAGCACTCAGATACACACTGTTTGCCATATATGAATCATCAAGATCCCTCAACAGCCAACAAATGCTCATCATACCTGTTGGCTCTTCGGGAGGTGTAGTTTCCCCATTTCGCTCCAGATGGATACTCAAGGATCAGGTGAATGTCCGGCTCTTCAACAATGTTGCCTGCCACTGCAAAGACAGGGGAAAGTGGGGTAATGACAGTGGAGAGGACAGGAGTGGGAAATAGAAGGTAAAGagggcagaagaagaaaaggggaaattCATTGATACAGGAAAATGATTGTAGGAAATAAATGTGAGGAGACGGATATTTGCTGCAAGGTAGAAAAGGGTCTGCCAgtgtgcatttttttgtttacctGTGATGTGCTGGGACAGGACATCTGTAAAGTCCGGGCTGAAGCTTCCCCCTAGCAACACATCGCATCCCTCAGTTGCCATGCGACCAGCCATCACCGGAGCATTGCCACCAACTGCCCATCTGTTCCCAGGTAGGTCACGGGACGCCTCAACCAGCTCATTAAAGAGAGTGTCGTTAAGCATAAAACGCCTGCAACACAAAGATATTAAAAACTCagtgaaacaaaatcaaaactgAGAGACCAGAACCTGAAATCAGCaacttttccttttattttttaaacaagacTTAAGTCTGCGATTATAGCAACATTTTGTCTTATAGCAACAAGACAGACTTGTTTTATGCCATGAAGATACATTGAAAGCAGAAGATACTGACATGCCTGAGCTTGAAGGCAAAATTCATCAAAGATAAACAAAGGATCAGAGAAACGAAAGAGGCAGAACTTCATTTTttaggacagaaagaaagaaatgcatgTTTGTTCACAAAGAAGAGATGCAAGAAAAAGACGACAGATTTGTGGGGTAGGTAGAGGGAAGGAAAAGTTGTTTGGAAAGCCAAATTATAATGAGTCAAGTTAGtaataaatataaagacaacacaaacactaagATACGAACTGTGTGACAGATGCTATGAGACTCCTGAAAGGCAATTTGAACATTGGCACCTTCTGAAAGCTGAAATATTGTTGACTTGACACAGAGACTAAAAGTGTTGTGTTATGTGCATGAACTCAGTAATTGTGAATCACACATGAGACTGTTCTAGAAACAGTGTATACTGTATGCTACTTTAAGAGATTAGACTAACTAGTCACAGTGTTACACCCTGAAGATTCAGGCAATTTCATTATTAAGTGCATTAAAAATACATCTCAGACTGTCTACAAGTTTAATCAACATCAGTATTTATAATCCTTAGCTCCCAAGACAACATTAAAGAAAGGGACCAGAGAAATAACTTAAGACTGAGAAAGACCTGGTTTCCGTGGCtaataaagattttttaattaaattattcacTCTCATTCTCACAAACATTCCCTTGCCCATTCTGTCCATGATGCTTGTGTAAGGCCTGTTGCCTTTAGGCTTCAGTTCAGACAATGAACAAGGGCTCACAAGCGTCAGAACAGGAACAACAGTGACATAAAAGAGGGGAAAGGAGTTGAACTACATAATAATAAGAAAGACTGCCACTGACTGATTAACAATAATGACGCAAAACAGACcagcatgaaacacacacaaagaggattGAAAACTCATTACTTTTGCTTGGCCAAACTACTTTGTATGGAAAATAGATAGAAAAATTTAAAGATGGTGGAATAAAGAGTTctatttgattgattgtatGCAACTTACAAAAAACCCAACACGTTCATGTTGGATTGTGAGTGTGCAGATACAAGCTGCATATAAACAGGAAAACTCAGCAAACGAGTTCTACCACAGAGAAAACTAAAgtattcaaatatttgtttgagCACATGCACTATTTATGCTAGCTCTTATGAAAACAAGCACCACTtactctgcagctgctccaggtGCAAAGAAGTAGGCAAAGCTCTCAGCCAACTGTTCTGTGCTTTCTATGTAGTCATGATGCAGGGGATGGTCTGTGAGAGGGAGGCTGATCTTATTAAGCAATGTCACCCCATCTACTATCAGGTCAACACAACCTCCAAAACCTGTGGAcgaagagcagagagaaaaacaccattagataaataaaataaaaacatgtaagtTTACGACCAAACGTCTTTGGCCAACATGAGGGAAAAGATAAGGAGACGGACCGAAGGGATGGCAGGAAAACTGTAAAGGAAAATGGACGAAATGTCGCATCCCcaaaattaaattcaaagtgtcttgattgccacctgaTGGCTCGttgtagtataggtcataaaccttgcctcccccgtgttagtggatgggacatgggtcaaacaAAAAGTcgaagtacatgttaaataaatgtttcctaaagatggtttctgtcattttaggtagttcttattacaTTAGTGTGTCTTCAAGTATTCATCTATCCTATAAGTTtagtttgaattagttattgaTGCAATAAAGACGGTGAAacgtcatgactgacagctgagactgactcgtgattggtcaacccTGGTTATTAATGGTACCTCAATACCGAGGCTCCATCCCCTGGTCGTTACTGCGCAGACTCTCGCTCCAAATAACGtcaccagtgcaagatggcagagtTTCTGATATATTTTGGCTCAATTTTTGGAGAGACATGTcgttcatctttttttatacGTATATTGTACATGTTCAGTTATTTCTTTGTCAAAAGCGCTTCACAATTAAAACCTCCTAGAagtaacaaaaaacaaattctttGGGGAAACACAGAGCAATGACAATGTCGGTAAACTGAGCAGAGAGAGATCATGCAGCAGCAATGATATTTGTCTGCTGGTCAAATATCAGTTGTTGGTTCAGTCTCATCCATTTAATCCAACAtatgtct
This genomic stretch from Hippoglossus hippoglossus isolate fHipHip1 chromosome 3, fHipHip1.pri, whole genome shotgun sequence harbors:
- the adpgk2 gene encoding ADP-dependent glucokinase produces the protein MEAGSRVSWVKYGPVVSLLMVLLAIWFRSPQSDVLEDRLDTVLSSLLRAEQKVGMNDVARPRVAVGFGGCVDLIVDGVTLLNKISLPLTDHPLHHDYIESTEQLAESFAYFFAPGAAAERFMLNDTLFNELVEASRDLPGNRWAVGGNAPVMAGRMATEGCDVLLGGSFSPDFTDVLSQHITVAGNIVEEPDIHLILEYPSGAKWGNYTSRRANRYIVHSDDHNPYLASMEEFAEKLEDFQPDLVVVGGLQMMDNFPFQSGEREALLSRLAVLLSSSSPQIGIHFEMASFVEESIMEDLLQYVIPHADSMGMNEQELPNLLSLLKGSNITVLSDPNPRVATVLDQMREVYRILNQRHKDANDADAESDTNGAEASGKSLTRLHVHTLAFQAMIVTHGSQWKNTMSATAKASLTANRHVCGSDDIDPGKARLIMDDSFSVSRREGSQRIPLQETRPVSCWDEEDYEICVAPVLVCTEVYQTAGGGDNVSAAGLVLQI